In one Moritella sp. 5 genomic region, the following are encoded:
- the pth gene encoding aminoacyl-tRNA hydrolase: MSNDIRLIVGLANPGQEYSRTRHNAGAWFINELAKWHNTQLREETKYFGYTARIAIAGQDVRLLIPTTFMNLSGKSVSALAKFYRIDVTQILVVHDELDLPPGVAKFKQGGSHGGHNGLKDIISKMANSKEFYRLRIGIGHPGHKDKVTGYVLGKAQAKEQEQMDAAIDEAVRCIDILAKDGMTKAMSRLHTFKAQ, translated from the coding sequence ATGAGCAACGACATTCGTTTAATTGTCGGCCTGGCTAATCCAGGACAAGAATACAGCCGCACCCGTCATAATGCCGGAGCTTGGTTTATTAACGAATTAGCGAAATGGCACAACACGCAATTACGTGAAGAGACTAAATATTTTGGTTATACAGCAAGAATAGCGATTGCCGGCCAAGATGTGCGACTGTTAATCCCGACCACATTCATGAATCTAAGTGGTAAGTCCGTTTCAGCATTAGCTAAATTTTATCGTATTGATGTGACACAAATCTTAGTTGTTCATGATGAACTCGATTTACCACCTGGTGTGGCTAAATTTAAGCAAGGCGGCAGCCATGGTGGCCATAATGGTCTGAAAGACATTATTAGCAAGATGGCGAACAGCAAAGAATTCTACCGTTTACGTATTGGCATTGGTCACCCAGGCCATAAAGACAAAGTAACCGGTTACGTACTTGGCAAAGCACAAGCCAAAGAACAAGAACAAATGGATGCAGCGATTGATGAAGCAGTACGCTGTATCGATATTTTAGCTAAAGACGGCATGACCAAAGCGATGAGTCGTTTACATACGTTTAAAGCGCAATGA
- a CDS encoding ribose-phosphate pyrophosphokinase encodes MPDMKLFAGNATPELAQKVADRLFIQLGKAKVGRFSDGEISVEIEENVRGGDIFILQSTCAPTNDNLMELIVMVDAMRRASAGRITAVIPYFGYARQDRRVRSSRVPITAKVVADFLSSVGVDRVLTVDLHAEQIQGFFDVPVDNVFGTPVLLEDMQEKNLENPVIVSPDIGGVVRARANAKLLDEADLAIIDKRRPKANVAQVMHIIGDVKDRDCILVDDMIDTGGTLCAAATALKKNGAKRVFAYATHPVFSGNAVDNLRNSCIDEIVVTDSIPLSPEVAALTNVRVLSLSPMLAESIRRVSNEESISAMFK; translated from the coding sequence GTGCCCGACATGAAGCTCTTTGCTGGTAACGCTACACCAGAACTTGCACAGAAAGTTGCAGACCGCCTTTTCATTCAACTTGGCAAAGCCAAAGTTGGTCGCTTTAGCGATGGTGAAATTAGTGTTGAAATTGAAGAAAATGTACGTGGTGGAGATATCTTCATCCTACAATCTACTTGTGCACCAACGAACGACAACCTAATGGAATTGATCGTTATGGTTGATGCGATGCGTCGTGCATCAGCGGGTCGTATTACTGCTGTTATTCCTTATTTTGGTTATGCTCGTCAAGATCGTCGTGTACGTTCTTCTCGCGTGCCAATTACAGCAAAAGTTGTAGCCGATTTCCTTTCAAGTGTTGGTGTTGATCGTGTATTAACGGTTGATCTACACGCAGAACAAATCCAAGGCTTCTTCGATGTGCCTGTTGATAATGTATTTGGTACGCCAGTATTATTAGAAGACATGCAAGAAAAGAATCTTGAAAATCCAGTTATCGTATCTCCAGATATCGGTGGTGTGGTACGAGCACGTGCTAACGCTAAATTACTTGATGAAGCTGACCTTGCGATTATCGACAAACGTCGTCCAAAAGCAAACGTAGCACAAGTAATGCACATTATTGGTGATGTGAAAGACCGTGATTGTATCTTGGTTGATGACATGATCGACACTGGCGGTACATTATGTGCAGCAGCAACAGCCCTAAAGAAAAATGGCGCGAAACGTGTATTTGCTTACGCGACTCACCCAGTATTCTCAGGTAACGCGGTTGATAATCTGCGTAACTCTTGCATTGATGAAATTGTGGTAACAGACTCAATTCCACTATCTCCAGAAGTAGCAGCACTAACAAACGTACGTGTATTGAGTCTTAGCCCTATGCTAGCTGAATCAATCCGTCGCGTTAGCAACGAAGAATCTATCTCAGCAATGTTTAAATAA
- the ispE gene encoding 4-(cytidine 5'-diphospho)-2-C-methyl-D-erythritol kinase → MQQNTSHWSAPAKLNLFLYINGRRPDGYHELQTLFQFVDIGDELAITPNLSNDITITPEIPSIPVTDNIIYQAAMALKAHSVLPLGADIQLTKNLPMGGGLGGGSSDAATTLVALNQLWQLHLDEDQLAEIGVKLGADVPVFVRGHAAFAEGIGEQLTSIEVDENYYLIVVPDTQVNTAKLFADPELIRDTPKRPLHQLLQDEWRNDFEPTVKKRHPEVAKALEWLLKYAPSRLTGSGCCVFSEFKTKSDALTVLAKAPKSMQIYIAKGLNKSPLLRDLKNATIA, encoded by the coding sequence ATGCAACAAAATACTAGCCATTGGTCAGCACCCGCAAAACTGAATCTATTCCTGTATATTAATGGCCGTCGCCCCGATGGTTATCATGAATTACAAACTTTATTTCAATTTGTTGATATCGGGGATGAGTTAGCCATTACCCCAAACCTTAGTAATGATATAACCATTACGCCAGAGATCCCAAGTATTCCTGTTACCGACAATATCATCTATCAAGCCGCTATGGCGCTTAAAGCGCACTCAGTGCTGCCATTGGGTGCAGATATTCAACTAACCAAAAACCTACCAATGGGCGGGGGTCTTGGTGGCGGTTCTTCAGATGCTGCAACCACCTTAGTTGCATTAAATCAACTTTGGCAGTTACACCTCGATGAGGATCAATTAGCCGAAATAGGCGTTAAGCTCGGTGCGGATGTACCCGTATTTGTCCGTGGTCATGCCGCATTTGCTGAAGGAATAGGTGAGCAACTTACCTCTATTGAGGTGGATGAGAACTATTATCTTATTGTCGTACCTGACACTCAGGTCAATACGGCAAAATTATTTGCTGATCCAGAATTAATACGTGATACGCCAAAACGCCCGCTGCATCAGTTATTACAAGACGAATGGCGAAATGACTTTGAACCAACTGTGAAAAAACGTCATCCTGAGGTTGCAAAAGCATTGGAGTGGTTGCTAAAATATGCGCCATCTCGACTGACAGGTTCCGGTTGTTGTGTTTTTTCTGAGTTTAAAACCAAGTCTGATGCATTAACAGTATTAGCGAAAGCGCCTAAAAGCATGCAAATTTATATCGCGAAGGGCTTAAATAAATCACCGCTATTACGTGATTTAAAAAACGCGACTATTGCATGA
- the lolB gene encoding lipoprotein insertase outer membrane protein LolB, whose translation MTFQRSIYIFIMSILLSACSSTTRVQPPVGNPQQLWQQHQVQLQSIRTWQLQGQIAFISPDSRNSATLNWQQYDHDFKINLTGPFGIHVLTIKRSDNISTLILNDDRQYQGRNTQTLVNQLSPIPIPVNELRAWIIGDPLTDDVQLDNYGRVTQANHPLGWHISYTHYQLIDNIWLPKNIVIKKDDMRIKITTRNWNLNATKY comes from the coding sequence ATGACATTTCAGCGTTCTATTTACATTTTTATTATGAGTATATTACTCAGTGCCTGTAGTAGTACAACACGGGTACAACCCCCGGTGGGTAACCCACAACAATTATGGCAGCAACACCAAGTTCAATTACAAAGTATTCGGACTTGGCAACTGCAAGGACAAATTGCTTTTATTAGTCCTGATTCACGTAATTCTGCTACCTTAAACTGGCAACAATATGACCATGATTTCAAGATTAATCTAACTGGACCATTTGGTATTCATGTACTTACGATTAAGCGCAGTGATAATATCTCCACGCTAATTTTAAATGATGACCGTCAATACCAAGGCCGCAACACTCAAACACTGGTCAACCAACTCAGTCCAATCCCAATTCCCGTGAATGAATTACGTGCTTGGATCATTGGAGACCCATTAACTGACGATGTTCAACTCGATAATTATGGTCGTGTCACCCAAGCTAATCATCCACTCGGTTGGCACATCAGTTATACTCACTATCAATTAATCGATAATATTTGGTTACCTAAAAATATCGTTATCAAAAAAGACGACATGCGTATAAAAATTACGACTCGAAACTGGAATTTAAATGCAACAAAATACTAG
- the hemA gene encoding glutamyl-tRNA reductase, protein MTLLALGINHNTAPVSLREKVAFSPDNIEEAFASITAEGIASEVVIVSTCNRTEIYCKIEQGQPERVTQWLVDFHQVKIDELATCTYRHYDTDAVRHLMRVAGGLDSLVLGEPQILGQIKQAFAKAKQLNAVAQTLDKLFQKTFTAAKRVRTETEIGANAVSVAFAAVSLSKHIFDDLSKTRVLLIGAGETIDLVATHLADQNVYEMMVANRTLSRAEVLGDKFGASTMTLEEIPQHLHNADIVISSTASPLPIIGKGMIESALKLRKQKPIFLVDIAVPRDIEEEVGELGNAYLYTVDDLQGIIEQNKEARQDAAEQAEHIITEETQLFVEWSASLSSVDSIKEYRNAAMAEKELLLERAIAALQNGSDHERVLTELANKLTNKLIHAPTQALVSAGKRNQDDELLLVRRVIGLD, encoded by the coding sequence ATGACTCTGTTAGCACTAGGTATAAATCATAATACAGCACCTGTATCATTACGTGAAAAGGTTGCTTTTTCACCTGACAATATTGAAGAGGCGTTCGCCAGCATTACGGCTGAGGGTATCGCGTCGGAAGTAGTGATTGTTTCAACTTGTAATCGTACCGAGATATATTGCAAAATTGAGCAAGGACAGCCCGAACGCGTTACGCAGTGGTTAGTTGATTTTCATCAGGTGAAAATTGATGAATTAGCAACATGTACTTATCGCCATTACGATACCGATGCGGTACGCCATCTCATGCGAGTGGCTGGCGGCTTAGATTCACTGGTATTAGGTGAACCGCAAATTTTAGGGCAGATAAAACAAGCCTTTGCGAAAGCGAAACAGTTAAATGCTGTTGCTCAAACTCTAGATAAACTATTTCAAAAAACGTTTACAGCCGCTAAGCGCGTGCGTACCGAAACTGAAATCGGTGCTAATGCAGTCTCCGTGGCTTTTGCGGCGGTGAGTTTAAGTAAACATATCTTTGATGATTTATCTAAAACGCGTGTGTTACTGATTGGGGCGGGTGAAACCATTGATCTGGTTGCGACGCACCTTGCAGATCAAAATGTCTATGAGATGATGGTGGCTAACCGTACTTTATCCCGTGCGGAAGTGCTGGGTGACAAGTTTGGTGCCAGCACCATGACCCTAGAAGAGATCCCACAACATTTACATAATGCGGATATTGTCATCAGTTCAACGGCAAGCCCATTACCTATTATCGGTAAAGGGATGATCGAAAGTGCATTAAAACTACGCAAACAAAAACCTATTTTCCTGGTTGATATTGCCGTGCCCCGGGATATTGAAGAAGAAGTTGGCGAGTTAGGTAATGCATATTTATACACTGTCGATGACCTGCAGGGCATCATTGAACAGAATAAAGAAGCGCGTCAAGATGCTGCAGAGCAAGCAGAGCACATCATTACTGAAGAAACACAACTGTTTGTTGAATGGAGTGCTTCATTATCAAGTGTCGATTCTATTAAAGAATACCGGAATGCGGCAATGGCTGAAAAAGAGCTGTTACTTGAAAGAGCGATAGCCGCGCTGCAAAATGGCTCTGACCACGAACGTGTATTAACAGAGTTAGCCAATAAGTTAACCAACAAACTTATCCATGCGCCGACGCAAGCACTCGTGAGTGCAGGCAAGCGTAATCAAGATGACGAGCTATTATTAGTGCGTCGTGTCATTGGTCTTGATTAG
- the prfA gene encoding peptide chain release factor 1: protein MKASIITKLEALIERHEEVQALLGEPEIISDQDRYRALTKEYAQLEELVTCFKEYQDAKEDFESAEEMLKDDDPDMREMAVEEYKESKATVARVSDELEVLLLPRDPNDSNNCFLEIRAGAGGDEAAIFAGDLYRMYSKYAEKKGWRLSVMNLSNSDQGGYKEVIVKMEGEAVFGTMKFESGGHRVQRVPETESQGRIHTSACTVVVMPEIPESEAISINTADLKVDTFRASGAGGQHVNKTDSAIRITHIPTGTVVECQDERSQHKNRARAMSILQARIQAAADEVVRLEEESTRRSLVASGDRSERIRTYNYPQGRVSDHRINLTLYRLNEVMEGELDVLIQPIIQEHQADLLAALAEAD from the coding sequence ATGAAAGCATCGATCATTACAAAATTAGAAGCCCTAATCGAACGTCATGAAGAAGTTCAAGCACTATTAGGTGAGCCAGAGATCATCAGTGATCAAGACCGTTACCGTGCACTAACAAAAGAATACGCGCAATTAGAAGAGTTAGTTACTTGTTTTAAAGAATACCAAGACGCAAAAGAAGATTTTGAATCAGCAGAAGAGATGTTAAAGGACGATGATCCAGACATGCGTGAAATGGCTGTTGAAGAATATAAAGAAAGCAAAGCAACGGTTGCGCGTGTCAGTGATGAATTAGAAGTCTTATTGTTGCCACGTGACCCAAATGATAGCAATAACTGTTTCTTAGAGATCCGTGCGGGTGCTGGTGGCGACGAAGCGGCCATCTTTGCAGGCGATCTTTACCGCATGTACAGCAAATATGCGGAGAAAAAAGGCTGGCGTTTATCAGTCATGAACTTAAGTAACAGTGATCAAGGCGGTTACAAAGAAGTTATCGTTAAGATGGAAGGCGAGGCGGTATTCGGCACCATGAAGTTTGAATCAGGTGGTCACCGTGTACAACGTGTGCCTGAAACTGAATCACAAGGTCGTATCCATACCTCAGCTTGTACTGTGGTTGTTATGCCTGAGATCCCTGAGTCAGAAGCAATTAGTATTAACACTGCGGATCTTAAAGTTGATACGTTCCGTGCATCGGGTGCTGGTGGTCAGCACGTAAATAAAACCGATTCTGCGATCCGTATTACCCACATTCCTACGGGGACAGTGGTGGAGTGTCAAGATGAACGCTCACAGCATAAAAACCGTGCACGTGCGATGTCTATTCTACAAGCTCGAATTCAAGCGGCTGCTGATGAAGTTGTGCGTCTTGAAGAAGAAAGTACCCGTCGTAGCCTAGTGGCAAGTGGTGATCGTTCTGAACGTATTCGTACTTATAACTACCCACAAGGTCGCGTTAGTGATCACCGTATCAATCTAACACTTTACCGTCTAAATGAAGTGATGGAAGGTGAGCTAGACGTATTGATCCAACCAATCATTCAAGAACATCAAGCGGATCTGTTAGCGGCGCTTGCTGAAGCAGATTAG
- the prmC gene encoding peptide chain release factor N(5)-glutamine methyltransferase, with protein sequence MKTIAQLLQWAVKQLTDSESPKLDADVILCFLLDKDRSYLFTWDDKVMDDDIIRRFTALITRRQASEPVAHILGYREFWSLELEVSPDTLIPRPDTEVLVEQALVCMPNQACQVLDLGTGTGAIALALASESPQATVTAIEYQQGAAALARRNAKRCGFDIAVLQGSWFEPLQASQRFDVIVSNPPYIEEHDPHLAMGDVRFEPLTALVAADDGLADLKHIIREGYQFLTADGWLLVEHGFEQGAAVRALFTASNYHQVVTHKDYGNNDRITVGQRKEA encoded by the coding sequence GTGAAAACAATTGCACAATTACTGCAGTGGGCTGTCAAACAGCTCACTGACAGCGAAAGCCCGAAGCTTGATGCCGACGTTATCCTTTGCTTCCTACTCGATAAAGATCGCAGTTATCTTTTCACTTGGGATGACAAGGTAATGGATGATGATATTATTCGTCGTTTTACTGCACTTATCACACGTCGTCAGGCGAGTGAACCTGTCGCTCATATTCTTGGTTATCGTGAGTTTTGGTCCTTAGAATTAGAAGTGTCACCTGATACGTTAATTCCAAGACCTGATACCGAAGTCTTAGTCGAACAAGCACTTGTTTGCATGCCGAATCAAGCTTGCCAAGTATTAGATTTAGGGACAGGTACGGGCGCTATCGCACTGGCCTTAGCATCTGAATCACCACAAGCGACAGTGACCGCAATTGAATATCAGCAAGGCGCGGCTGCATTAGCACGTCGAAATGCCAAACGCTGTGGTTTTGATATTGCGGTATTGCAAGGTAGTTGGTTTGAACCTTTACAAGCCAGTCAACGTTTTGATGTAATAGTCAGTAATCCACCTTATATCGAAGAACATGATCCACATCTGGCTATGGGTGATGTGCGTTTTGAACCGTTAACTGCGTTAGTTGCTGCTGATGATGGATTGGCTGACTTAAAGCACATTATTCGTGAAGGTTATCAGTTTTTAACCGCGGATGGCTGGTTGTTAGTTGAACATGGTTTTGAACAAGGTGCTGCGGTACGCGCACTATTTACCGCATCCAATTATCATCAGGTTGTTACGCATAAAGATTATGGTAATAACGATCGTATTACTGTCGGACAACGAAAAGAAGCTTAA
- a CDS encoding SirB2 family protein: MDIVIPLHIATLLLSVLMYFVNFAFTVKQSPYLEHTGFIKSRKVIDMITVMMIALVCMVSGRAPFVETVMTEKLVSTLAITFMMFMSLQQGKNLFFRCFAFAGSIGWLFYVYSLAVNGEAYLLR, from the coding sequence ATGGATATTGTTATTCCGCTGCACATCGCGACGCTGTTATTAAGTGTGCTGATGTATTTTGTAAATTTTGCCTTCACAGTAAAGCAATCACCGTATCTTGAGCATACAGGTTTTATCAAATCACGTAAGGTGATAGATATGATCACTGTGATGATGATTGCGTTAGTGTGTATGGTTTCAGGTCGTGCTCCGTTTGTTGAAACGGTCATGACAGAAAAATTAGTGTCGACACTGGCCATCACCTTTATGATGTTTATGTCATTACAGCAAGGTAAGAATCTATTCTTCCGCTGTTTTGCGTTTGCCGGTAGTATCGGCTGGTTATTTTATGTGTACTCGTTAGCCGTTAATGGCGAAGCATATTTGCTGAGGTAA
- a CDS encoding SirB1 family protein: protein MMELDANAALTETELAEDIAVDNHAIDSEQPEEYDDELAEEVLMIDNVMLATLSAIEEITEKTLLEEAIIELDELIELIEVDMQGFTCDVEKRDQLLYLFYQQLGFAGDWRKWLELDSVLLHKVISSRNGVPLSLGTVFMYFAEHFEVDVTGILFPGQFVLRFGSKQDGMYIDPADGQVLSRHKLQVLLRGIEGNHALLSDDDLFEATNEMHYLRLLQVLKAALIRDEHFSYALRCIDLILEIDPDEPYEIRDRGFLLQQLDCKKLASEDFAYFIEQCPDDPITRVLKAQIDELAATDDTIH, encoded by the coding sequence ATGATGGAATTAGATGCAAATGCAGCGCTGACAGAAACAGAACTGGCAGAAGATATAGCAGTAGATAATCACGCTATTGATAGTGAACAACCTGAAGAATACGATGATGAGCTTGCAGAAGAAGTGCTGATGATTGATAACGTCATGCTCGCAACATTATCAGCCATTGAGGAAATTACGGAGAAAACGTTACTCGAAGAGGCGATTATTGAATTGGATGAGCTCATTGAACTTATCGAAGTTGATATGCAAGGCTTTACCTGTGATGTTGAGAAACGTGACCAGTTATTGTATTTGTTTTATCAGCAACTTGGCTTTGCCGGCGATTGGCGTAAGTGGTTAGAACTCGACAGTGTATTATTACATAAAGTCATTAGCAGTCGTAATGGTGTGCCGCTGTCACTAGGCACTGTATTTATGTACTTTGCCGAGCATTTTGAAGTGGATGTGACTGGGATCTTATTCCCTGGCCAATTTGTGTTACGTTTCGGTAGTAAACAAGACGGGATGTATATTGATCCTGCTGATGGACAGGTATTGAGTCGTCATAAGCTACAGGTATTGCTACGTGGTATCGAAGGTAATCATGCACTGCTATCTGATGATGATTTATTCGAAGCTACGAATGAAATGCATTACTTGCGTTTATTACAGGTATTAAAAGCGGCGTTAATTCGTGATGAACATTTCTCGTATGCATTACGCTGTATTGACCTCATTTTAGAGATCGATCCTGATGAACCTTATGAAATTAGAGACCGTGGATTTTTGTTACAACAACTTGATTGTAAAAAGTTAGCCAGTGAAGATTTTGCTTATTTTATTGAACAATGTCCAGACGATCCGATCACAAGAGTTCTAAAAGCACAAATAGATGAGCTTGCTGCGACTGATGATACGATTCATTAA
- the kdsA gene encoding 3-deoxy-8-phosphooctulonate synthase, whose translation MNAKIVKIGNDIVCANDLPFVLFGGINVLEDELSTLRAVEAYKTVTDKLGIPFVFKASFDKANRSSIHSFRGVGMEKGLNIFQRVKAEFNVPIITDVHTEAQCQPVADVVDVIQLPAFLARQTDLVQTMAATGAVINIKKPQFMSPHQVGNIVDKFAECGNDQVILCERGHCHGYDNLVVDPLAFGVMKELTQGTPIILDSTHATQQRDAGSAASGGRRKQVPELSYAGLATGIAGLFIEAHENPAQARCDGPSALPFATLEAFLTQAKAIDDLIKSFTAIDID comes from the coding sequence ATGAATGCAAAAATAGTAAAAATTGGTAATGATATTGTTTGTGCCAACGATCTACCATTTGTGTTATTTGGTGGCATCAATGTATTAGAAGACGAACTGTCGACTCTACGCGCTGTAGAAGCATATAAAACAGTGACGGATAAACTGGGTATTCCTTTTGTATTTAAAGCGTCATTTGATAAAGCCAACCGCTCTAGTATCCATTCTTTCCGTGGTGTAGGCATGGAAAAAGGTTTAAACATTTTTCAACGTGTGAAAGCTGAGTTTAATGTGCCGATCATTACCGACGTGCATACTGAAGCACAGTGTCAACCAGTGGCTGATGTTGTTGATGTGATCCAACTCCCTGCTTTTCTTGCACGTCAAACGGACTTAGTGCAAACAATGGCGGCTACGGGCGCTGTTATTAATATTAAAAAACCACAATTTATGTCTCCGCATCAAGTGGGCAATATCGTTGATAAGTTTGCTGAATGTGGTAATGATCAAGTTATTTTATGTGAACGTGGTCATTGCCATGGCTACGATAACCTGGTCGTTGATCCGCTAGCATTTGGTGTAATGAAAGAGCTTACTCAAGGTACACCAATCATTCTAGACAGTACCCATGCAACACAACAGCGTGATGCAGGTAGTGCTGCGTCGGGTGGTCGTCGTAAACAAGTACCTGAATTAAGCTATGCGGGTTTAGCGACGGGGATTGCGGGTCTTTTCATTGAAGCACATGAGAATCCAGCACAAGCGCGTTGTGACGGTCCTTCAGCGCTGCCCTTTGCTACGTTAGAAGCATTTTTAACACAAGCAAAAGCGATTGATGATCTAATTAAGAGTTTTACTGCGATTGATATCGATTAA
- a CDS encoding transcriptional regulator GcvA has product MSRRLPPLNSLRVFEAAARHSSFTRASEELYVTQAAVSHQIKALEEYLGIKLFRRQNRALFLTEEGQSYFLDIKDTFTSLIDATERLLARGAKGSLTVSLQPSFAIQWLVPRLSLFSELYPDIDVRIKAVDMDDGSLTDDVDVAIYYGRGKWKDLYAQKLHTEYLVPVCSPRLLNGVKPLKTPDDLKQHTLLHDTSRRDWTAWFKQGNIIGVNVNQGPIFSHTSMVLQAAIHGQGVALGHSVLAQPEIDAGRLVRPFTDVLVSKNAYYVVCREEQDELGKIVAFRDWMLSLVEEEQQEFVEN; this is encoded by the coding sequence ATGTCACGCAGACTTCCGCCATTAAATTCGCTACGTGTTTTCGAAGCCGCAGCTCGACATTCTAGTTTTACCCGTGCATCTGAAGAACTTTATGTGACGCAAGCGGCTGTAAGCCATCAAATTAAAGCGCTAGAGGAGTATTTAGGCATTAAATTGTTTCGTCGTCAAAACCGTGCGTTATTTTTAACGGAAGAAGGGCAAAGTTATTTTTTGGATATTAAAGATACTTTCACCTCACTCATTGATGCGACAGAACGTTTATTAGCCAGAGGTGCAAAAGGCTCGTTGACGGTTAGTTTACAGCCTAGTTTTGCGATTCAGTGGTTAGTACCGCGTTTATCTTTGTTTTCAGAACTCTATCCAGATATTGATGTCCGTATTAAAGCGGTTGATATGGATGATGGATCACTGACTGATGATGTGGATGTCGCGATCTATTATGGTCGAGGAAAGTGGAAAGATTTATATGCGCAGAAATTACATACCGAGTATTTAGTACCTGTGTGTTCTCCACGATTACTGAATGGTGTTAAACCACTCAAAACGCCGGATGATTTAAAACAGCACACCTTATTGCATGATACGTCTCGTCGTGATTGGACGGCTTGGTTTAAGCAAGGCAATATTATCGGTGTTAATGTTAATCAAGGGCCTATTTTTAGTCATACTTCGATGGTATTACAAGCGGCAATACATGGTCAAGGTGTCGCGTTGGGACACAGTGTGTTAGCACAGCCTGAAATTGATGCCGGTCGTCTTGTGCGTCCTTTTACTGATGTCTTAGTGAGTAAAAACGCGTATTACGTCGTTTGCCGTGAAGAGCAAGATGAACTTGGTAAAATTGTGGCATTCCGAGATTGGATGCTGTCTTTAGTAGAGGAAGAACAGCAAGAGTTTGTGGAGAATTAA
- the rlmM gene encoding 23S rRNA (cytidine(2498)-2'-O)-methyltransferase RlmM, whose product MNGILLYCRPGYEKECAAEIQARATAMEAYGFAKVTLNSGYVVFECHSAEDVDSIAKKLPLSSLIFARQMIALHARVDDMPLYDRVNPVVAACDGIEAMGELRVEMPDTNEGKELSKFCRKYTVPLRQSLRKGDHLLSKENKNRPVLHVFFITNTSVYIGYSYSFNNSPLPMGIMRLKFPSKAPSRSTLKLEEAFHTFIPADQWDKRIGGAMRAVDLGACPGGWTYQLVQRSMFVVAIDNGAMADSLMETGQVKHFEEDGFKYEPAKTTIAWTNRKLNGNKIKVPENPPVDMLVCDMIEKPERVARLMCKWLLNAWCKEAIFNLKLPLKRRYHTLEDCLAILDKQLDDRFVIQAKHLYHDRDEVTVHVAWAHFIPEDK is encoded by the coding sequence ATGAATGGTATTTTATTATATTGCCGTCCTGGTTATGAAAAAGAATGTGCCGCTGAAATTCAAGCACGAGCGACTGCCATGGAGGCGTATGGTTTTGCTAAAGTAACGCTGAATTCGGGTTATGTTGTGTTTGAATGTCACTCTGCTGAAGATGTAGATTCAATAGCGAAAAAATTACCACTCTCATCATTGATCTTTGCACGTCAAATGATCGCATTACACGCACGTGTTGATGATATGCCGCTTTACGACCGTGTAAACCCAGTGGTTGCTGCCTGTGACGGTATCGAAGCCATGGGCGAGCTACGTGTTGAAATGCCTGATACTAACGAAGGTAAAGAGCTGTCTAAATTTTGCCGTAAGTATACGGTGCCACTTCGTCAATCGTTACGTAAAGGTGATCACTTATTATCAAAAGAAAATAAAAACCGTCCAGTACTGCACGTATTTTTCATTACGAATACCAGTGTTTATATTGGTTACTCATATAGCTTTAATAACTCGCCATTACCTATGGGTATTATGCGCCTTAAGTTCCCTTCGAAAGCACCAAGTCGCTCGACATTGAAACTAGAAGAAGCATTCCATACATTTATCCCTGCTGATCAGTGGGATAAACGTATCGGTGGAGCAATGCGTGCGGTTGACTTAGGTGCTTGTCCTGGTGGCTGGACGTATCAGTTAGTACAACGAAGCATGTTTGTTGTTGCTATTGATAACGGTGCAATGGCGGATAGCCTAATGGAAACCGGTCAAGTTAAGCACTTCGAAGAAGACGGCTTTAAATATGAGCCTGCTAAAACGACGATTGCGTGGACCAACCGTAAATTAAACGGTAATAAGATCAAGGTTCCTGAGAACCCACCAGTTGATATGCTGGTATGTGACATGATTGAGAAACCAGAGCGTGTTGCTCGTCTAATGTGCAAATGGTTATTAAATGCATGGTGTAAAGAAGCAATCTTTAACCTTAAACTGCCATTAAAACGCCGTTACCATACATTAGAAGATTGTTTAGCTATCTTAGATAAGCAACTTGACGATCGTTTTGTTATTCAAGCTAAGCACCTTTATCATGATCGTGATGAAGTGACTGTGCATGTTGCTTGGGCACACTTCATTCCTGAAGACAAATAG